A single region of the Verrucomicrobiia bacterium genome encodes:
- a CDS encoding glycosyltransferase family 2 protein, with translation MKIFFWLCCGLVVYAYAGYPLLLWIVSRLAGRDVKKGKHDAFVSVILSAFNEERWIEDKIRNLLEMDYPAEKIEILIGSDGGSDKTDEIISKFSDARVKFFRFVSNFGKPHVLNGLINEARGSILVFTDARQRFDKQAIRELVDNFNDPEVGAVSGELYFEQVKGAGVSKGMDAYWKYEKFLRKMESRIGSTLGATGAIYAVRRRLFTPLPMDILVDDMYTPLSIVVKGYRVIFESRAKAFDLVSSKGKEEFKRKVRTLAGNYQIFGHFSELFDPRKSRVAWQLFSHKFLRLMVPFFMIGAFAGNLPLMGDPLYRMLFAAQALFYGLALTEWLWERLTSRKGIGYIPYTFCLLNYSALAASFRFLKKDTKGIWEKAYQ, from the coding sequence ATGAAGATTTTCTTCTGGCTTTGCTGCGGGCTGGTGGTCTACGCCTATGCCGGTTATCCGCTTCTTTTATGGATCGTCAGCCGCCTCGCCGGCCGCGACGTAAAAAAGGGGAAGCACGACGCGTTCGTCAGCGTCATTCTTTCCGCCTTCAATGAAGAGCGCTGGATCGAGGACAAAATCCGCAATCTGCTGGAAATGGATTATCCGGCCGAAAAAATCGAGATCCTGATCGGCTCCGACGGCGGTTCGGACAAAACCGACGAAATCATTTCCAAATTCTCCGACGCGCGCGTGAAATTTTTCCGCTTTGTCTCCAATTTCGGCAAGCCGCATGTGCTGAACGGACTCATCAACGAAGCGCGCGGCTCCATCCTGGTCTTCACGGACGCGCGGCAGCGTTTCGACAAGCAGGCGATCCGCGAACTCGTGGATAATTTCAACGATCCGGAAGTCGGCGCGGTTTCGGGCGAGCTTTATTTCGAACAGGTCAAAGGCGCGGGCGTCAGCAAGGGCATGGACGCTTACTGGAAGTATGAAAAATTTTTGCGCAAGATGGAGAGCCGCATCGGTTCCACGCTCGGCGCGACCGGCGCCATTTATGCGGTAAGGCGACGGCTGTTTACGCCGCTTCCCATGGACATTCTCGTCGATGATATGTACACGCCGCTGTCGATCGTGGTCAAAGGCTATCGCGTGATTTTCGAATCCAGAGCCAAGGCCTTCGATCTGGTTTCGAGCAAAGGCAAGGAAGAGTTCAAGCGCAAGGTGAGGACGCTGGCCGGAAACTATCAGATCTTTGGGCATTTCTCGGAGCTCTTCGATCCGCGCAAGAGCAGGGTGGCGTGGCAGCTTTTCTCGCACAAATTTTTGAGATTGATGGTGCCGTTCTTCATGATCGGCGCCTTTGCCGGTAATCTGCCCCTGATGGGCGACCCGCTGTACCGCATGCTGTTCGCGGCGCAGGCCCTTTTTTACGGGCTTGCGCTGACGGAGTGGCTTTGGGAGCGTCTCACGTCCCGGAAAGGGATCGGCTACATTCCGTACACGTTCTGCCTGCTGAATTATTCGGCCCTGGCCGCGTCTTTCCGCTTTTTGAAGAAAGACACGAAGGGGATCTGGGAAAAGGCCTATCAATAA
- a CDS encoding metallophosphoesterase, which translates to MTAYGLVKAAFIIFTAGGLGFAALTRAVTGKITGLAKLVLAAVLAGIVVFVDSHLIEPNWIKVEKVVIKDPGLADVAGDLTIVQITDIHLNQGGLKFLHRQLIRKVNRLKPDILFFTGDVIDDLTEIKPAIELFRSFKVRLGIFAIPGDTDHIVLDSAGMVRELGPAGIRWLINETLRLDLPGGKSLWLTGVDDAFYFKDPFGNAVRGLPPGVPSIILAPSPDMFDRVAAAKIPLFLTGDTHGGQVGIDFLIRMSEYANRTPYMRGLFQKGNTRMYVNRGIGIKALPIRFLCRPEIAVIQLRK; encoded by the coding sequence ATGACCGCGTATGGGCTTGTGAAGGCCGCCTTTATTATTTTTACGGCGGGCGGGCTGGGCTTTGCCGCGCTCACACGCGCGGTCACGGGAAAGATCACCGGACTGGCGAAGCTCGTCCTGGCCGCGGTGCTGGCCGGCATCGTCGTCTTCGTGGATTCCCACCTCATCGAGCCCAACTGGATCAAAGTTGAAAAAGTGGTGATCAAGGACCCCGGCCTTGCGGATGTTGCCGGCGATTTGACGATCGTGCAGATTACCGACATCCATTTGAACCAGGGCGGGCTCAAGTTTCTGCACCGGCAGCTGATTCGCAAAGTCAACCGTCTCAAACCCGACATTTTATTTTTCACGGGCGACGTTATCGATGACCTGACGGAAATCAAGCCCGCGATCGAACTGTTCCGCAGCTTTAAGGTTCGCCTGGGCATTTTTGCGATTCCCGGCGACACGGACCACATTGTCCTGGATTCCGCGGGGATGGTCAGGGAACTGGGGCCTGCGGGCATCCGCTGGCTGATCAATGAAACCCTCCGGCTCGATTTACCCGGCGGTAAATCGCTTTGGCTGACGGGCGTGGATGATGCTTTTTATTTCAAGGACCCTTTCGGTAATGCCGTGCGCGGGCTGCCGCCGGGCGTTCCGAGCATTATCCTTGCGCCCAGCCCGGACATGTTCGACCGCGTGGCGGCTGCGAAAATTCCGCTTTTTCTGACCGGTGACACGCACGGCGGCCAGGTGGGAATCGATTTTCTGATCCGCATGTCGGAATATGCGAATCGGACGCCGTACATGCGCGGCCTGTTTCAGAAAGGCAATACGCGGATGTATGTGAACCGGGGCATCGGGATCAAGGCGCTGCCGATCCGTTTTTTGTGCCGCCCGGAAATTGCTGTAATCCAGCTCCGGAAGTGA
- a CDS encoding polysaccharide deacetylase family protein, with amino-acid sequence MKRTLSRLVARGLYPSLKRRAVQSPEVRILCYHAITAEKADYMNVSPENFRDQMKALAEEGYRTVPLDYFFGSGGKVERPIVITFDDGYRDNCTDAWPIMKEFGMTGTIFCVSGKIGGDKYLDRQQIREMAAAGFQFGSHTVTHPRLHQTPKEQKKEELSASKEALQAILGKKVDYFCYPYGQYDQDCLELLKECGYRGACSNAPGANEPGRIANPYLLKRTEIGGFDTLEDFKMKVAGAFDALHVLLHRMRGRP; translated from the coding sequence ATGAAACGGACGCTCTCGCGCCTGGTGGCGCGCGGCCTTTATCCGTCGCTGAAGCGGCGCGCGGTCCAAAGCCCGGAAGTGCGTATCCTGTGCTATCACGCGATTACCGCGGAGAAGGCGGACTACATGAACGTGTCGCCTGAGAATTTCCGGGATCAAATGAAGGCGCTCGCGGAAGAAGGGTACCGCACCGTGCCGCTGGATTATTTTTTCGGGAGCGGCGGTAAAGTGGAGCGGCCGATCGTCATTACTTTCGATGACGGTTACCGCGACAACTGCACGGACGCCTGGCCCATCATGAAAGAGTTCGGCATGACCGGAACGATTTTCTGCGTGTCGGGAAAGATCGGCGGGGATAAATATCTGGACCGGCAGCAAATCCGCGAAATGGCGGCCGCGGGTTTCCAGTTCGGCTCGCATACCGTGACGCATCCGCGGCTGCATCAGACTCCGAAAGAGCAAAAGAAGGAAGAGCTTTCCGCCTCGAAGGAGGCGCTGCAGGCGATTTTAGGGAAGAAAGTGGACTATTTTTGTTATCCTTATGGGCAGTACGACCAGGATTGCCTGGAGCTGCTCAAGGAATGCGGGTACCGGGGAGCGTGCTCGAATGCCCCCGGCGCCAACGAGCCCGGACGCATCGCGAATCCGTACCTGCTCAAGCGCACGGAAATCGGCGGCTTTGACACGCTCGAAGATTTCAAAATGAAAGTGGCCGGCGCGTTCGACGCGCTCCACGTCCTGCTCCACCGGATGCGGGGCAGGCCCTGA
- a CDS encoding glycosyltransferase family 4 protein, with translation MKGKIAFIVSRFPSYDEAFILREIHALSQRLDTVIFSLRRADPKQVVHDQAAELLDRTLYLPYFFSAGLLGANLKMLVTRPVKYFRALGSLIGQNLKCPEFLVKGLIFFPKAVMFADWAEKNGVTHVHAYWATYPASVAQVVKDLTGLRFSFMGHAHDIYLKTTGLPEKIARSEFVSTCTAQNKDYLCKLSPDASPEKVRIIYHGLPLDQFDAPWEKKNPVFEILSVGTLHYYKGFNYFLDALALLKKKGRAFHATIVGGGPEEESLKKQLVSLGLQEEVTMTGPLKQRDVIPYYQKSDVSVLMAQSEWHWGIPNVLIESLAAKTAVITTRFGSVEELVRDGETGQIVEAKNAAALVEALEKYARDPALRLAHVRAGHERVMRHFDLRRNIEEYCERFTR, from the coding sequence ATGAAGGGAAAAATCGCTTTTATCGTTTCGCGCTTTCCAAGCTACGACGAGGCTTTCATCCTGCGCGAGATCCACGCGCTTTCGCAGCGCCTGGACACGGTTATTTTTTCTCTGCGCCGCGCCGACCCCAAGCAGGTCGTGCACGACCAGGCCGCGGAGCTGCTGGACCGCACCCTGTATCTGCCTTATTTTTTTTCAGCCGGGCTCTTGGGCGCGAACCTGAAGATGCTCGTGACGCGCCCCGTGAAATATTTCAGGGCGCTGGGCAGTTTGATCGGCCAGAACCTGAAATGCCCGGAGTTTCTGGTCAAAGGGCTGATCTTTTTTCCCAAAGCCGTGATGTTCGCGGATTGGGCGGAAAAGAACGGCGTCACGCACGTGCACGCGTATTGGGCTACGTATCCGGCGTCCGTTGCCCAGGTCGTGAAAGACCTGACGGGCCTCCGGTTCAGCTTCATGGGGCATGCGCATGACATCTACCTGAAGACCACGGGCCTGCCGGAAAAAATCGCGCGCTCGGAATTCGTCAGCACGTGCACGGCGCAGAACAAAGATTACCTTTGCAAGCTGTCGCCGGACGCGTCGCCGGAAAAAGTGCGGATCATCTATCACGGATTGCCGCTCGACCAGTTCGATGCGCCGTGGGAAAAGAAGAATCCGGTTTTCGAGATTTTGTCGGTGGGCACGCTTCATTATTATAAGGGGTTCAATTATTTCCTGGACGCGCTCGCGCTCCTGAAGAAAAAAGGCAGGGCGTTCCATGCCACGATCGTGGGCGGCGGGCCGGAGGAAGAAAGCCTCAAAAAGCAGCTCGTGTCGCTGGGGCTTCAAGAGGAAGTCACGATGACGGGCCCGCTGAAGCAGCGGGATGTGATCCCGTATTATCAGAAATCCGATGTCTCGGTTCTTATGGCGCAGTCGGAATGGCATTGGGGCATCCCGAACGTCTTGATCGAATCGCTGGCTGCCAAGACCGCCGTGATCACGACGCGGTTCGGATCAGTCGAGGAGCTCGTGCGGGACGGCGAAACCGGACAAATTGTCGAAGCCAAGAACGCGGCGGCTTTAGTCGAGGCTTTGGAAAAATACGCGCGGGACCCTGCGCTGCGCCTTGCCCACGTCAGGGCCGGACATGAACGGGTCATGCGGCATTTTGACCTGCGCCGCAACATCGAAGAATATTGCGAAAGGTTTACACGATGA
- a CDS encoding O-antigen ligase family protein, which produces MDQDIESIQFKRKNRNALVLMGILSFCFGMLITKELALPPILLYGVAAILGTYLLVQGMNHPEFITYFLVVYLPYSKVLVGDFGGIVQAFNLTNILMLFIIIVWFSGRYSEDEPIWLKTPLNLPIGLFVFLGFIAVVRGTSYGGGYLHYAIIEFKRWITPIMMYYLVLNTVKKRFMIKNIVIIMIMTTTIVGLMAIYDYINLGDVGSMEKARIGGISDQSNTLAAFFVYYMFLPLGFFLMNMQKKKAWWLLLPFLIMFRGIMVTFSRGGYVACAVGLYAITFVRSRGLFALLIVASIFAVFNPWILPGGIRDRMAQTLEHKSSSASSGSLMGEEGEPHLEASAQSRLDIWKAALQLIKENPIFGVGYGLFPIRIREIWKGGIEIDAHNTYVILATEQGIPCVIIFLIIVFMSIGYSWHLFLATQEPFTKAFSLGVIGGLFGLLAANMFGSRLNHEEVASYFWIILALVMRLTILEKKEPYQPGGITEEKPRRIRGAKLDSVWFDDEPEAQTGEEAPPTEGPEPV; this is translated from the coding sequence ATGGATCAGGACATAGAAAGCATCCAGTTCAAGCGGAAGAACCGCAACGCGCTCGTGCTGATGGGCATCCTGTCGTTCTGCTTCGGCATGCTGATCACCAAAGAGCTGGCGCTTCCTCCGATCCTGCTTTACGGCGTGGCCGCCATCCTGGGAACCTACCTGCTGGTCCAGGGCATGAATCATCCGGAGTTCATCACATACTTTCTGGTCGTGTACCTTCCTTACAGCAAGGTGCTGGTCGGCGATTTCGGCGGCATCGTGCAGGCCTTCAACCTCACGAACATCCTCATGCTGTTCATCATCATCGTCTGGTTTTCCGGCCGCTACTCGGAGGACGAACCGATCTGGCTGAAGACGCCGCTCAACCTGCCCATCGGCCTTTTCGTCTTTCTGGGCTTCATCGCAGTCGTGCGCGGCACGTCTTACGGCGGCGGCTACCTGCATTACGCCATCATCGAGTTCAAGCGCTGGATCACGCCTATCATGATGTATTACCTCGTGCTCAATACGGTCAAAAAACGGTTCATGATCAAGAACATCGTCATCATCATGATCATGACGACGACCATCGTGGGCCTCATGGCGATTTACGATTACATCAACCTGGGCGACGTGGGCAGCATGGAAAAGGCGCGCATCGGCGGCATCTCCGACCAGTCCAACACGCTGGCCGCGTTCTTCGTTTATTACATGTTCCTGCCGTTAGGATTTTTCCTCATGAACATGCAGAAGAAAAAAGCCTGGTGGCTGCTTCTTCCGTTCCTCATCATGTTCCGCGGCATCATGGTGACGTTTTCCCGCGGCGGCTACGTCGCGTGCGCCGTCGGCCTGTACGCGATCACCTTCGTCCGCAGCCGCGGGCTTTTCGCGCTGCTCATCGTGGCCAGCATCTTTGCCGTCTTCAATCCCTGGATTTTGCCGGGAGGTATTCGAGACCGCATGGCCCAGACCCTGGAACATAAGAGCAGCAGCGCCTCCTCCGGGTCGCTCATGGGCGAGGAAGGGGAGCCCCATCTCGAGGCCAGCGCGCAAAGCCGCCTCGACATCTGGAAGGCCGCGCTGCAGCTCATCAAGGAGAACCCGATTTTTGGCGTGGGGTACGGCCTTTTCCCCATCCGCATCCGGGAGATCTGGAAAGGAGGCATCGAGATTGACGCGCACAACACCTACGTCATTCTCGCCACCGAGCAGGGCATCCCATGCGTGATCATTTTTCTGATCATCGTGTTCATGTCCATCGGGTATTCCTGGCACCTTTTCCTGGCCACACAGGAGCCCTTCACCAAAGCCTTTTCGCTGGGCGTGATCGGCGGGCTTTTCGGCCTGCTTGCCGCCAACATGTTCGGGTCGCGCCTCAACCACGAGGAGGTGGCCAGCTATTTCTGGATCATCCTGGCCCTTGTCATGCGCCTGACCATTCTCGAGAAAAAAGAACCGTATCAGCCGGGTGGAATCACGGAAGAAAAGCCGCGGCGCATCCGCGGCGCGAAGCTCGACTCGGTCTGGTTCGACGACGAGCCTGAGGCCCAGACAGGGGAAGAAGCCCCGCCCACGGAAGGTCCGGAACCGGTATGA
- a CDS encoding glycosyltransferase has translation MKPVILPRVVFVIDDLGLGGAQRQLVEILKRFPRGKFEVSVISLSAGKADYHAELEKAGIPVRTVDHAGKWSFRTLSSVRGALRSLGPDLVYTWLFTAEMYGRVAAVLENVPCIVSAMRNPIDDMPWHYRLVSQVLALKTDKITVNVKAIEPGLVNVWKIPAAKITVIYNGIDLREFPLLADSRAVREGMGIPAKGIAVGMVARMARQKDHATLVSAAAQVVREEPHAIFVMAGEGPLRPSIEAEVKRRNLAANFRFLGARRDAWQIMNGFDVCVLSTHFEGCSNVVMEGMAAAKAVVATDVGGNAELIRNGETGYVVRHADADDLAARLLELIRNPEKAAAMGRAARRRIEEEFTIEKTVDQTTRLFDGLLAKAGIKRETGASCSSI, from the coding sequence ATGAAACCCGTGATACTCCCGCGCGTGGTCTTCGTGATCGACGATCTCGGCCTGGGCGGCGCGCAGCGCCAGCTCGTCGAGATTTTGAAGCGGTTTCCGCGCGGCAAGTTCGAGGTCAGCGTGATCAGCTTATCGGCGGGGAAAGCGGATTATCACGCCGAACTGGAAAAGGCCGGCATTCCCGTGAGGACCGTGGACCACGCGGGCAAATGGTCTTTCCGGACGCTTTCGTCCGTGCGCGGGGCCTTGCGGTCCCTGGGGCCGGACCTGGTTTACACCTGGCTTTTCACCGCGGAGATGTATGGCCGGGTCGCCGCGGTCCTGGAAAACGTGCCGTGCATCGTCAGCGCCATGCGTAACCCGATCGATGACATGCCGTGGCATTACCGCCTGGTCAGCCAGGTGCTGGCGCTGAAAACGGATAAGATCACCGTGAACGTCAAGGCCATCGAGCCCGGGCTCGTGAACGTGTGGAAAATCCCGGCGGCCAAGATCACCGTGATTTACAACGGCATCGACTTGCGGGAATTTCCGCTGCTCGCCGACAGCCGCGCGGTCCGCGAAGGCATGGGGATTCCCGCGAAAGGCATTGCCGTGGGCATGGTGGCCCGCATGGCGCGTCAAAAAGATCACGCGACGCTTGTGAGCGCGGCCGCGCAGGTCGTGCGCGAGGAGCCGCATGCGATATTCGTGATGGCCGGCGAAGGCCCGCTGCGCCCCTCGATTGAAGCGGAAGTGAAGCGCCGGAACCTTGCCGCGAATTTTCGTTTCCTGGGCGCGCGGCGCGATGCCTGGCAGATCATGAACGGTTTCGACGTCTGCGTTTTGTCCACGCATTTCGAAGGCTGCTCGAATGTGGTCATGGAAGGCATGGCCGCGGCGAAGGCCGTCGTGGCGACGGATGTCGGCGGCAACGCGGAGCTCATCCGCAACGGGGAGACAGGCTACGTGGTGCGGCACGCGGACGCGGATGATTTGGCGGCGCGGCTTTTGGAATTGATCCGGAATCCGGAAAAGGCCGCGGCCATGGGCCGGGCGGCGCGGCGCCGCATTGAAGAAGAATTTACGATCGAGAAAACCGTGGACCAGACCACGCGGCTTTTTGACGGGCTGCTGGCCAAGGCCGGCATCAAACGGGAAACGGGGGCGTCATGTTCGAGTATTTAA
- a CDS encoding polysaccharide deacetylase family protein, whose amino-acid sequence MKPFLTVLNYHGLESREGEYSFHHDERAYVLPAEVFERHLDLIRSEGGRVLSSHEAFSPSLAEKAILLTFDDGLSSHAAYAAPAMKVRGMTGIFFVSAGKVGLSGYMDWHELRALAADGFEIGAHGYDHVPLPPLADGALLRETAEAKKKLEDGLGSPVRSFSVPRGFYSGRVGRFVRQAGYQNMFTSHFGVNPVPVQPFYVKRLAPTRFDAPETLGQWLRADFGSRHFREEIKERLRRLLGPGIYDHAARLKAAARGPGGAA is encoded by the coding sequence ATGAAACCTTTTTTGACCGTCCTCAATTACCATGGCCTGGAATCCCGCGAAGGGGAATACTCATTTCATCATGACGAACGCGCTTACGTCCTTCCGGCGGAAGTTTTTGAACGCCATCTCGACCTGATCCGTTCCGAAGGAGGCCGAGTCCTCTCAAGCCATGAAGCGTTTTCGCCGTCTTTGGCGGAAAAAGCCATACTCCTGACCTTTGATGATGGTCTTTCAAGCCACGCCGCGTACGCGGCCCCGGCGATGAAAGTGCGCGGCATGACCGGAATCTTTTTTGTCTCCGCGGGAAAAGTCGGCCTCTCCGGGTACATGGATTGGCATGAACTGCGGGCTTTGGCCGCGGATGGATTCGAGATCGGAGCGCACGGCTACGATCACGTGCCGCTTCCGCCGCTGGCCGATGGCGCACTCCTTCGCGAAACCGCGGAAGCCAAAAAGAAATTGGAAGACGGGCTGGGCAGTCCGGTGCGGAGTTTTTCCGTGCCGCGCGGCTTTTACAGCGGCCGCGTGGGCCGCTTCGTCCGGCAAGCAGGATATCAAAACATGTTTACCTCGCATTTTGGAGTCAATCCAGTTCCGGTTCAGCCCTTCTACGTCAAGCGGCTGGCGCCGACACGCTTCGATGCGCCGGAAACGCTCGGGCAATGGCTGCGCGCGGATTTCGGATCGCGCCATTTCCGTGAAGAAATCAAAGAAAGGCTGCGCCGCCTGCTGGGCCCCGGCATTTATGATCACGCGGCGCGTCTGAAAGCCGCGGCCCGCGGTCCGGGGGGAGCGGCATGA
- a CDS encoding glycosyltransferase: MSEQRPPVRVLHVIWALDLGGAEQVVLNLVRHLHRDRFEPVVCCLNGRGRFAGGLEEEGIKVIALHKAPRIDWGLVPKLTRLIRDEKIDLVHTHLFTAHLWGRMAAHRAHVPVLSTEHGMDVWRSGWHHLLDSFLVRTNSRMIYVSDKVRDFYVRRVNGAAAKAVVLHNGIDVPRFAAAGNRETMRRSLGVAPETQVLGIVGRLSPEKAHEDFLKLVQTLLGQGKNVTGLIVGDGALKAQLMEKSRLMGLDKNIIFTGLRKDIPELYAAMDVFVLCSHREGFPMTVLEAMAAGVPVVCTDVGGIKECLEDGKDGFLVPPGDLGALAAKIALLIDDKALREKIVARAREKVAANFSVEKMVADHEALYAAVLKERNGR; this comes from the coding sequence ATGAGTGAACAGCGGCCGCCCGTCCGGGTGCTTCACGTCATCTGGGCGCTCGACCTCGGAGGCGCCGAGCAAGTGGTGCTGAATCTGGTGCGGCATTTGCACCGCGACCGTTTCGAGCCCGTCGTCTGCTGCCTGAACGGCCGCGGCCGGTTTGCCGGAGGCCTGGAAGAAGAAGGAATCAAAGTGATTGCCCTGCATAAGGCGCCCAGGATCGATTGGGGGCTGGTGCCGAAATTGACGCGCCTCATCCGCGACGAAAAGATCGATCTCGTGCACACGCATCTGTTCACGGCGCACCTGTGGGGAAGAATGGCCGCGCATCGCGCGCATGTGCCTGTCCTCTCGACCGAGCACGGCATGGACGTGTGGCGAAGCGGATGGCATCACCTCCTGGACTCGTTTCTCGTGCGCACGAACAGCCGGATGATTTACGTCTCGGACAAAGTCCGCGACTTCTACGTGCGCCGGGTGAACGGAGCCGCGGCGAAAGCGGTCGTCCTGCACAACGGCATCGACGTGCCTCGGTTTGCCGCCGCGGGGAACCGGGAAACCATGCGCCGCTCTTTGGGGGTCGCGCCTGAGACTCAGGTGCTCGGCATCGTAGGCCGCCTGTCGCCGGAAAAAGCGCATGAGGATTTTCTCAAGCTGGTTCAGACTTTGCTGGGGCAGGGGAAAAACGTCACGGGCCTGATCGTGGGAGACGGAGCACTGAAAGCGCAGCTCATGGAAAAGTCGCGGCTCATGGGGTTGGATAAAAATATTATTTTTACGGGGCTGCGCAAAGACATCCCGGAGCTTTATGCCGCGATGGACGTTTTTGTCCTCTGCTCGCATCGGGAAGGTTTTCCGATGACCGTGCTCGAAGCCATGGCCGCCGGCGTGCCGGTCGTCTGTACGGACGTGGGCGGGATCAAGGAATGCCTCGAGGACGGGAAAGACGGCTTTCTCGTTCCGCCCGGAGACCTGGGCGCGCTGGCCGCGAAGATCGCGCTTTTGATCGACGACAAAGCGCTGCGGGAAAAGATCGTGGCGCGTGCCCGGGAAAAGGTCGCGGCGAATTTCAGCGTGGAAAAAATGGTGGCGGACCACGAGGCGCTCTATGCCGCCGTCTTGAAGGAACGGAACGGCCGATGA
- a CDS encoding serine O-acetyltransferase: MFEYLRQDYQRAYNQCGYGGKARRTLHTCTSAGFQAVAAYRASRWLMQKKIPLLGMVIQRVAEVWTGISIPPEASIGPGLLILHFGAIVIHGGAVIGSDFTLHHEVTIGNRVSGGRAPRIGDRVMVGVGAKVLGDITIGHDVQIGANAVVLDDVPDHAVAVGIPARVVRSKTPNKENS; encoded by the coding sequence ATGTTCGAGTATTTAAGGCAGGATTATCAAAGGGCTTACAACCAGTGCGGCTATGGCGGGAAGGCCCGCAGGACTCTGCATACGTGCACGTCCGCCGGGTTCCAGGCTGTGGCGGCTTATCGCGCGTCGCGCTGGCTCATGCAGAAAAAAATTCCGCTGCTCGGCATGGTGATCCAGCGCGTGGCCGAAGTCTGGACCGGCATTTCGATTCCGCCCGAAGCCTCGATCGGCCCCGGGCTTTTGATCCTGCACTTCGGCGCCATCGTGATCCACGGCGGCGCGGTGATCGGATCGGATTTCACGCTGCATCATGAAGTGACGATCGGCAACCGCGTGAGCGGAGGCCGCGCGCCGCGGATCGGCGACCGCGTGATGGTGGGCGTGGGCGCCAAGGTGCTGGGCGACATCACGATCGGCCACGACGTCCAGATCGGCGCGAACGCCGTGGTGCTCGACGATGTGCCCGACCACGCCGTGGCCGTCGGGATTCCCGCGCGAGTCGTGCGGAGCAAAACCCCGAACAAGGAAAACAGCTGA
- a CDS encoding O-antigen ligase family protein: protein MPLKKTLPIFEADLGALISAGALLLLICFLRVKDLVLPGALSLVLGFGGAGFCLYKRRPDIFLSCVIAYVPFSKILRGEEELSQFTILFNAALVAAAGLLYVLTRSSGEEPGEPESFSLKPQARTLVMALLVFLAFQLVSILHHLPYGPDYLRQAFVHWVGGWGTPALLFLILCFAVRDTRDFKTLAMAAAAGAFAAALLGLHEYFDIGNVGDFDRGRVLSIAQEPNMSASFFCFAVFLFAAFILQHWRKPAYWAWLIPIGIALRVITVTYSRGAYLALAAGCAAVAFFRSRILFLVMAGAAIFVLLNPSLLPETVRSRFQMTFEHHGAADVTLDRSSEDRIHVWRGALRVIQAYPWEGAGYDLFETRVIPFWAGTVRFNGHNLFLMVTAELGVPALLVFLFLLSRFLGAGMRALSSPDPFARTVALGFVSGAVAFVAANMFSASFAWQEVSVYFWLGAGLVTRLQGDSAPAAIPQKNTGPKSASEFLKEER, encoded by the coding sequence ATGCCGTTAAAAAAAACGCTCCCGATTTTCGAAGCGGACCTCGGCGCCCTGATCTCGGCAGGCGCTTTGCTGCTTCTGATCTGTTTTCTCCGGGTCAAAGACCTGGTACTTCCCGGCGCCCTGTCCCTGGTGCTCGGTTTTGGCGGAGCGGGTTTTTGCCTTTATAAAAGAAGGCCGGACATTTTTTTGTCCTGCGTGATCGCCTACGTCCCGTTCAGTAAAATCCTCCGCGGCGAGGAAGAGCTGTCGCAATTTACGATCCTTTTCAACGCGGCGCTTGTCGCGGCCGCGGGGCTGCTTTACGTGCTGACGCGTTCCTCCGGGGAAGAACCCGGAGAGCCGGAATCCTTTTCCTTGAAGCCGCAGGCCCGGACCCTCGTGATGGCCCTGCTCGTTTTCCTGGCGTTTCAGCTCGTGTCCATCCTCCATCATCTGCCGTACGGCCCGGATTACCTGCGCCAGGCTTTCGTGCACTGGGTCGGCGGATGGGGAACCCCGGCGCTTCTTTTTCTCATCCTTTGCTTCGCCGTGCGGGACACGCGCGATTTCAAGACCCTGGCCATGGCGGCGGCCGCCGGAGCTTTTGCCGCCGCGCTGCTCGGCCTCCACGAATATTTCGACATCGGGAACGTGGGGGACTTCGACCGCGGGCGCGTGCTCAGCATTGCCCAGGAACCGAACATGAGCGCGTCGTTTTTCTGCTTCGCGGTTTTCCTGTTCGCCGCGTTCATCCTGCAGCATTGGCGCAAGCCCGCCTACTGGGCCTGGCTGATTCCGATCGGAATCGCGCTGCGCGTCATCACCGTCACCTATTCGCGCGGCGCCTATCTCGCACTCGCGGCCGGATGCGCGGCTGTGGCATTTTTCCGCAGCCGCATCCTTTTCCTCGTGATGGCCGGCGCGGCGATTTTCGTGCTTTTGAATCCCTCGCTTTTGCCCGAGACCGTGCGCAGCCGTTTCCAGATGACGTTCGAACATCACGGCGCGGCGGACGTGACGCTCGACCGCAGTTCCGAAGACCGCATCCATGTCTGGCGCGGCGCCCTGCGCGTGATCCAGGCCTATCCCTGGGAAGGCGCGGGCTATGATCTTTTCGAAACGCGCGTGATCCCGTTCTGGGCGGGCACGGTCCGCTTCAACGGGCACAATCTCTTTCTCATGGTGACCGCGGAGCTGGGCGTTCCCGCGCTGCTCGTCTTTCTCTTTTTGCTCAGCCGGTTTTTGGGGGCGGGCATGCGGGCGCTTTCCTCGCCCGATCCCTTTGCAAGGACCGTGGCCCTGGGGTTCGTGTCAGGCGCCGTCGCCTTTGTCGCGGCCAACATGTTCAGCGCGAGCTTTGCCTGGCAGGAAGTCAGCGTTTATTTCTGGCTTGGGGCCGGTCTGGTCACCCGGCTGCAGGGGGATTCTGCGCCCGCGGCGATCCCTCAAAAAAACACCGGGCCGAAGAGCGCATCAGAATTCCTGAAAGAGGAACGCTGA